GATGGTTCCACAACAAACGCTCAGAATTAGCTTCTGAGCGTTGTTTCCTTGAATCCAAAACATTTGCCGTTAAAAGTGGATCTAATTTAAAATAAAATAACATCGAGTGAATATTGTCCTGCACCCGTAAGAGCTACACCAATTGCTACTACTAATACAGCAAGACAGTATTCAAATCCACCCTTTGTAATCCAGTAACCATTTGGTCCGTGAACTTTTAAAATCGCAACTACCATTGTTCCAGCAATCACAATGCGTGCTAGTGGGGTAAGTAACCCTAACGCAAACATAGCTCCACCTATTAATTCCGATAGCCCAGCGAGTAACGCCATTGTTACCCCTGATCTTATTCCTAATTTTTCAAAATGCTTTCCAGTTACTATTAAACCACCGCCGCCACCAAAGCCGAATAACTTTTGAGCTCCCTGAGCTAAGAATGACAATCCAATTACTAAGCGTATTAACAATAAACAAAACCCTATCATCTTTTTGCTCCTTTAATTATCTTTATTTAATTTGTTCGTGGATGAGTTAATCAAATTCATTCAACTATTTCCGTATAAAATGCAATGGATTAACATTTCCTTCCTTGTGATAATCAAGACATAAATACATTTTCTGAATTTTATCCTTCAACTAACTGGTGCAAGAGTTAAAAATGAGGGTCGATCTTTTTTCTTGTTGAACTAGCGTAGCAGTTGGATAACATTTAAGGTGTAAAGGAATTAGAGAAATTAATGTAGAATTACATATTTTTAAAACCATTCATTTAGTTAGCCACAAAACCAAGGAATTTTTAGGGGGAATAATAGATGGATATGAAATACCCAATTGGCACTTTTCAATTTGATGATGAAATTACTAGCAGTGTTTCAAGTGTTTGGATAAATGAGATTGAAGATTTACCAAGATTATTACGAGATGCTGTAAAAGACTTAGATAATGAACAGCTTGATACAGCTTATCGTTTTGGAGGGTGGACTGTTCGACAAGTAATACATCACCTTGCAGATAGTCATATGAATGCCTACGTTCGTTTTAAATTGGCTCTTACGGAAGAAAATCCTGTAATTAAGCCATATGACGAAACGAAATGGGCGGAACTATCTGATTATAAATTGCCAATTGATACTTCACTTTTACTTCTCGAAACATTACACAAACGCTGGACCAACCTTTTACGTAGTCTAACTTCTGCTGATATGGAAAAGACATTTATTCATCCAGATTCAGGTGAAGTTTCAGTAGGTAAAAATATAGGAATCTATGCTTGGCATGGTAGACATCATCTTGCACATATTACTTCCTTGTGTAATCGTAAGGGTTGGTAAAGGATCTTGTGAACGATTACACGTTAAAAGTAACGGGTGCTTTACTTCAATAGAGGTAAAGCCTTTTTTTCTTATTCAAGTAACGAAGCAGGTGTGCGGCCGAGCATAGGTCGTATCATATAGCGGGTGGGATTCCCGTCGAGTAAGAACTAGCCATTCGCTCGTAGCGAGTCTTGAAGGACTAAAGGTAACTTTAGTCTTTAAGCGTAGACAGTTAGGTGGCGGGCCGAAAGCCCAAGGGTTGAAGGGATTGAGCTCCATAATGTTAGAAAATCGAGAGGGCTGATGACATACCTGCGTTCAGAAAGCTACATTTTATCTTTCGTTAATGGCAAGAAGGGTAAAACCTCTCTGGGGTCAGAGACCTTGGCACGTTACACATTGATATGATACGGCAACTCGGGAGACCCTACCGGTCTTTTCTTATTTTAATAGAAGAGTATGGTCTACAAGTGATAAAAAGCGAGGAAACCAAATGCCGTGTAGGGAGTCGGATAGCAGCGTAGTACCAATGAAGTTGGGTAATGCCGATGGAGGAAAGGCTAGCTACCAGTTATCACCCTTACTAGGGACACATTTACTACACACAGAGGTAGGTATAAATAAATGGAAACAAAACTACTAAGGATAGCAGAATTAGCAAAATCTAATCCTAAAATGAAATTTACATCTCTTGCACATCTTTTAGATAAGGAAGCATTAATTCAATGCCATCTTGAACTACCCAATAAGAAGGCAACTGGGATTAACGGTACTACTAAAGAGCAATACGATGAAAGTTTAGAAGAAAACATAGAGGACTTAGTAAGTAGGCTCAAAAGCAAAAGTTATCGTCCTGTTCCAGTAAGACGAATGTATATCCCAAAGCTCAACTCAAACAAGATGAGACCATTGGGAATACCGGAACAAGAAGATAAAATTGTTCAAAAAGGCATTACGAAAATACTAAATGCCATCTATGAAAATGACTTTCTAGACTGCTCATTTGGGTTCCGTCCAAATAGAAACTGCCACGATGCACTGAAAATACTGAATCATTATATTGAGAAGAGAGCAATAAGCTATGTAGTAGATGTAGATATTAAAGGCTTCTTTGATAACGTTGACCACAAATGGATGATGGAATTCTTGAAACTCCGAATCACTGACACTAACCTACTGAGACTAATCAGCAGGTTTCTTAAAGGTGGATACATGGAGGAAGGTAAGAAATACAAGACAGACAATGGTACACCGCAAGGTGGAGTGATATCTCCGATATTAGCCAATGTCTATCTCCATTACGTTCTTGATCTATGGTTTGAAAAAGTGGTTAAGAAACAATGTAAAGGCCAGGCGTATATAGTAAGATACGCAGATGATTTTGTTTGTTGTTTTCAGAATAAAAGTGAAGCCGAGCAATTCTTTCATTCATTAAAAGCGAGATTAAAGAAATTTAACCTAGAAATAGCCGAGGATAAAACTAAAATAATTCCCTTCGGACGGTTTGCGGAGAAGAATGCAAAACGTGACGGAATTGGCAAACCGGGTACCTTCGACTTCCTTGGATTTACTCACTATTGTGGGATAAGTAAGCACGGGAAATTCCGAGTAAAGCGGAAAACGAGCAGGAAGAAAGTCCAAGGCAAACTAAAAGGAACTAAAGAATGGCTGAAGAATAATAGGAATAAAGATATTCATATGATTATGGATAGATTTAAACGCTCACTAATAGGTTACTACAACTATTATTGCATCACAGATAATACCCAAACTGTTAACAACTTTAAAGAGAAAATCGAATGCTTACTATACAAATGGCTAAACAGAAGAAGCCAAAGGAAATCCTTTACTTGGGACAAATTCAGGCTCTTTCTTAATAAATATCCACTACCTTCACCAAGAATCAAAGTGAATATTTATGATTTAAGAAAAGAAATTAGCTATATTCTGTGAATGATAATTTGGAGGAGCCGTGTGCGTTAATAGCGCAAGCACGGTTCTGTGAGGGGGAGGAACACAATCTACCGTAAGGTAGAGAGGTTCCTTTCTACTCGACTAATTCAACAAGGAATTTCTTGACAAGAGTAACTTTGGAGGATATAATTTTTAGAAAATTCTGCATTAAATAACGTTGATGATAAGAGTAGTTAAGAAGTGGATATTTACAGACAGCTCCTGTTTGCTGAAAAGGAGTAGTATTCGTCTTAATGAATAAAGCCTCGGAACTTCTTACCAATCTAATGAAAAATAGGGATAGTAAGACGGAATCTTAAGATAGAAAGATAGGGTATGAAAGTACCTGAAGAGGTTGATATGGTGACGTTTCAACAAACTGAGGTGGTACCACGAAGTTACAACTCTCGTCCTAAAGATTTATTTCTTGGAGGTGAGAGTTTTTTTTATTTCACTGCTTTTCATTATTCATTTAAAAAGTTC
This Neobacillus sp. YX16 DNA region includes the following protein-coding sequences:
- a CDS encoding YfiT family bacillithiol transferase, with product MDMKYPIGTFQFDDEITSSVSSVWINEIEDLPRLLRDAVKDLDNEQLDTAYRFGGWTVRQVIHHLADSHMNAYVRFKLALTEENPVIKPYDETKWAELSDYKLPIDTSLLLLETLHKRWTNLLRSLTSADMEKTFIHPDSGEVSVGKNIGIYAWHGRHHLAHITSLCNRKGW
- a CDS encoding DoxX family protein, with the protein product MIGFCLLLIRLVIGLSFLAQGAQKLFGFGGGGGLIVTGKHFEKLGIRSGVTMALLAGLSELIGGAMFALGLLTPLARIVIAGTMVVAILKVHGPNGYWITKGGFEYCLAVLVVAIGVALTGAGQYSLDVILF
- the ltrA gene encoding group II intron reverse transcriptase/maturase, with protein sequence METKLLRIAELAKSNPKMKFTSLAHLLDKEALIQCHLELPNKKATGINGTTKEQYDESLEENIEDLVSRLKSKSYRPVPVRRMYIPKLNSNKMRPLGIPEQEDKIVQKGITKILNAIYENDFLDCSFGFRPNRNCHDALKILNHYIEKRAISYVVDVDIKGFFDNVDHKWMMEFLKLRITDTNLLRLISRFLKGGYMEEGKKYKTDNGTPQGGVISPILANVYLHYVLDLWFEKVVKKQCKGQAYIVRYADDFVCCFQNKSEAEQFFHSLKARLKKFNLEIAEDKTKIIPFGRFAEKNAKRDGIGKPGTFDFLGFTHYCGISKHGKFRVKRKTSRKKVQGKLKGTKEWLKNNRNKDIHMIMDRFKRSLIGYYNYYCITDNTQTVNNFKEKIECLLYKWLNRRSQRKSFTWDKFRLFLNKYPLPSPRIKVNIYDLRKEISYIL